In Archangium violaceum, the following are encoded in one genomic region:
- a CDS encoding glycoside hydrolase family 44 protein, which produces MTVNIDAGAGRHAISPSIYGVAHASQVDLNELNAPLNRSGGNATTRYNWQLNATNRGRDWYFESLPYSSPEPGGEMDAFIASSKAGGAEPLVTVPISGWVAKLGLLRTRLASFSILKYGLQLDRDLEWFLDAGNGIGLDGRLIVNDPNDANMPSAPSFQRGWVLHLLERWGQPSAGGVRLYLMDNEPSLWHVNHRDVHPTGATMQEVRDRLVSHAAVVKDTAPGALVLGPEEWGWSGYFYSGYDQQYGEAHEWSQFPDRVANGGWDYLPWLLDQLRRNEQATGRRLLDVFTVHYYPQGGEFSSDTSQAMQLRRNRSTRSLWDPNYTDESWIQDEVMLIPRLKDWVRTYYPGTQVGITEYNWGAESHINGATAQADILGLFGREGLDYGIRWESPVATTPTFKAMKLYRNYDGRKSTFGDVSVSCTVPDPDTLSAFAAERSSDGALTVMVINKVLSGSTPVTLNLAGFPKAGSTQLWQLTSANAITRLADVRASNGRVTATVPAQSITLFVITPDGGGAEPTPPTAPSNFYAQVSGKNVTLRWTDNSQTEAGFVIERSPESWPLQFTAVGQVGANVTSYVDKQVPSGSYMYRVKAFLGTASSAYSNMDGARVK; this is translated from the coding sequence GTGACTGTAAATATAGACGCGGGGGCTGGGAGACATGCCATCAGCCCCTCCATCTATGGCGTGGCGCATGCAAGCCAGGTGGATTTGAACGAGCTCAATGCGCCGCTCAATCGCAGCGGCGGCAATGCCACGACACGGTACAACTGGCAATTGAATGCAACCAATCGGGGCAGGGATTGGTATTTCGAGAGCCTGCCCTATTCCAGCCCGGAGCCAGGTGGGGAGATGGATGCCTTCATCGCCAGCTCCAAGGCCGGCGGTGCCGAACCCCTCGTCACCGTGCCGATATCGGGGTGGGTGGCGAAGCTCGGTCTCCTGCGCACCCGCCTGGCCAGCTTCTCGATTCTCAAGTACGGCCTGCAACTGGACCGCGACCTGGAATGGTTCCTCGACGCGGGCAATGGCATCGGGCTCGATGGCAGGCTCATCGTCAATGATCCCAACGATGCCAACATGCCGTCGGCGCCCTCCTTCCAGAGGGGGTGGGTGCTCCACCTGCTCGAGCGCTGGGGCCAGCCCTCGGCGGGTGGGGTACGGCTCTATCTGATGGATAACGAGCCGAGCTTGTGGCACGTCAACCATCGCGACGTCCATCCCACGGGCGCCACCATGCAGGAGGTGAGGGATCGGCTCGTCAGCCATGCGGCCGTGGTGAAGGACACGGCCCCGGGAGCGCTCGTGCTCGGGCCGGAGGAGTGGGGGTGGAGTGGCTATTTCTATAGCGGGTATGACCAGCAATACGGCGAAGCGCACGAGTGGAGCCAGTTTCCGGATCGTGTCGCGAACGGAGGTTGGGACTACCTCCCGTGGTTGCTCGACCAGTTGCGCCGCAACGAGCAGGCAACTGGACGGCGGTTGTTGGATGTCTTCACCGTCCATTACTACCCGCAGGGCGGCGAGTTCAGCAGCGACACCTCCCAGGCCATGCAGCTGCGGCGCAACCGCTCGACGCGCTCGCTGTGGGACCCGAACTACACGGACGAGTCGTGGATCCAGGACGAGGTGATGCTGATTCCCCGGCTGAAGGACTGGGTCCGCACCTACTACCCGGGAACCCAGGTGGGCATCACGGAATACAACTGGGGCGCGGAATCCCACATCAACGGCGCCACCGCCCAGGCGGACATCCTGGGCCTCTTCGGACGCGAGGGGCTCGATTATGGCATCCGCTGGGAGTCACCGGTGGCCACCACGCCCACCTTCAAGGCGATGAAGCTGTACCGCAACTATGACGGCCGGAAATCCACCTTCGGCGATGTGAGTGTTTCGTGCACCGTGCCGGACCCGGACACGCTCTCGGCCTTCGCGGCCGAGCGCTCCAGCGACGGAGCCCTCACCGTCATGGTCATCAACAAGGTGTTGTCGGGTAGCACTCCCGTCACGCTGAACCTGGCGGGCTTCCCGAAGGCGGGCAGCACGCAGCTGTGGCAACTCACGTCGGCCAATGCCATCACCCGGCTGGCGGACGTTCGCGCCTCGAATGGACGCGTGACCGCCACCGTTCCCGCGCAGAGCATCACGCTCTTCGTCATCACCCCGGATGGCGGCGGCGCCGAGCCGACTCCGCCGACGGCGCCGAGCAATTTCTACGCCCAGGTCTCCGGCAAGAACGTGACGCTGCGCTGGACGGACAACTCCCAGACGGAGGCCGGCTTCGTCATCGAGCGGTCGCCCGAATCCTGGCCGCTGCAGTTCACGGCAGTCGGCCAGGTGGGTGCCAATGTCACCAGCTACGTGGACAAGCAGGTGCCATCGGGCAGCTATATGTATCGGGTCAAGGCCTTCCTCGGGACGGCGTCTTCCGCGTACTCGAATATGGATGGTGCCCGGGTGAAATAG
- the araH gene encoding L-arabinose ABC transporter permease AraH gives MDRLKRVVLGEQGLVILFLLALAIVSVTVPNFMTQRNILGLLQSVVTIGIVACTMMLCLASRDFDLSVGSTVAFSGMIAVMVSNHTESIGLGLLAALLAGVVVGAVNGVVIARLRINALITTLATMQIVRGLALISSDGRAVGVDDPAYFDIAQTDLFGVPVPIIVMALAFLLFGFVLNRTVFGRNTLAIGGNPDASRLAGVNVGTIRIWIFTLQGLACAVAGILLSSRITSGQPNAAQGLELSVISACVLGGVSLAGGRAAISGVLVGVLIMGIAENVMNLMNIQAFYQYVVRGVILLLAVLLDNLRTRSTGRRV, from the coding sequence ATGGATCGCCTGAAACGAGTCGTGCTCGGGGAGCAGGGTCTGGTCATCCTGTTCCTGCTGGCCCTCGCGATCGTCTCCGTCACCGTTCCCAACTTCATGACCCAGCGCAACATCCTGGGTCTGCTGCAATCGGTGGTGACCATCGGCATCGTCGCCTGCACGATGATGCTCTGTCTGGCCTCGCGCGACTTCGACCTGTCCGTGGGCTCGACGGTGGCCTTCTCCGGGATGATCGCCGTGATGGTCTCGAACCATACCGAGAGCATCGGTCTCGGCCTCCTGGCCGCCCTGCTCGCCGGTGTGGTGGTCGGGGCCGTCAACGGCGTGGTGATCGCCCGGCTGCGCATCAACGCCCTCATCACCACGCTGGCGACGATGCAGATCGTCCGCGGTCTGGCGTTGATCTCCTCGGATGGGCGGGCCGTCGGCGTCGACGACCCGGCGTATTTCGACATCGCCCAGACGGACCTGTTCGGCGTCCCGGTGCCGATCATCGTCATGGCGCTCGCCTTCCTGCTCTTCGGCTTCGTGCTGAACCGCACCGTCTTCGGGCGCAACACGCTGGCCATCGGTGGCAACCCGGATGCCTCGCGCCTGGCTGGCGTCAATGTGGGCACCATTCGCATCTGGATCTTCACCCTGCAGGGGCTGGCCTGCGCGGTCGCGGGCATCCTGCTGTCGTCGCGCATCACCAGTGGTCAGCCGAACGCGGCGCAGGGGCTCGAACTGTCGGTCATCTCCGCCTGCGTCCTGGGCGGGGTGTCGCTGGCCGGTGGCCGGGCCGCCATCTCCGGCGTGCTGGTGGGCGTGCTCATCATGGGCATCGCGGAGAACGTGATGAACCTGATGAACATCCAAGCATTCTACCAATACGTGGTTCGTGGCGTGATTCTGTTGCTTGCCGTCCTGCTCGATAATTTACGTACACGCTCCACGGGGCGGCGCGTCTGA
- the araG gene encoding L-arabinose ABC transporter ATP-binding protein AraG, whose protein sequence is MTAFLEFKNITKSFPGVRALNELSFSVPAGRVIGLLGENGAGKSTLIKILGGDYVPDTGEIHIAGKAHRFSSTRASIAAGVTVVHQELQLVPELTVAENLMLGRIPSRFGVVNYRELFAQVGKVLQDIGIDVDPQAKVVDLSIGARQMVEIAKAAIFDASVIALDEPTSSLSAHESEILFRLVDRLRKAGKVILYVSHRLDELFRLCDGCVVLRDGRRVAWHDTMEGLTRETLVREMVGREIQNIWGWRPRQQGPVRLSVSGVSGPRLAAPASFEVRAGEILGFFGLVGAGRSELARILYGADRRHAGELRIDGKAVRIDHPRQAVRAGLVLCPEDRKTDGILQGRSVEENINISCRRHFSPFGVLNMSREAETANDFIKRLGVRTPSRLQDIVNLSGGNQQKVILSRWLAERGVKVLIVDEPTRGIDVGAKSEIYDVLYGLAEQGIALIVISSELPEVMGISDRVLVMCGGRIAAEFQRPDFSEEKLLAAALPDRSVA, encoded by the coding sequence ATGACGGCCTTTCTCGAATTCAAGAACATCACCAAGAGCTTCCCCGGCGTCCGTGCCCTCAACGAGCTGAGCTTCTCGGTCCCGGCCGGGCGTGTCATCGGCCTGCTGGGCGAGAACGGCGCGGGCAAGTCCACGCTCATCAAGATCCTCGGTGGGGACTACGTGCCCGATACCGGGGAGATCCACATCGCCGGCAAGGCGCACCGCTTCTCCTCGACGCGCGCGTCGATCGCGGCCGGGGTCACGGTCGTGCATCAGGAGTTGCAGCTCGTCCCCGAGCTGACGGTGGCCGAGAACCTCATGCTGGGCCGCATCCCGTCGCGGTTCGGCGTCGTCAACTACCGGGAGCTGTTCGCCCAGGTGGGCAAGGTGTTGCAGGACATCGGCATCGACGTGGATCCACAAGCCAAGGTCGTGGACCTGTCGATCGGCGCCCGCCAGATGGTGGAGATCGCCAAGGCCGCCATCTTCGACGCCTCGGTCATCGCGCTGGACGAGCCCACGTCGTCGCTCTCCGCGCACGAGAGCGAGATCCTCTTCCGGCTGGTCGACCGCCTGCGGAAGGCGGGCAAGGTCATCCTCTACGTCTCGCACCGCCTGGACGAGCTCTTCCGCCTGTGCGACGGCTGTGTGGTGCTGCGCGACGGCAGGCGGGTCGCCTGGCACGACACCATGGAGGGCCTGACGCGCGAGACGCTGGTGCGCGAGATGGTGGGGCGGGAGATCCAGAACATCTGGGGCTGGAGGCCCCGGCAGCAGGGCCCGGTGCGGCTGTCCGTCTCCGGGGTGAGCGGCCCGCGTCTGGCGGCTCCGGCCAGCTTCGAGGTTCGCGCCGGGGAGATCCTCGGCTTCTTCGGGCTGGTGGGCGCGGGACGCAGCGAGCTGGCGCGCATCCTCTACGGCGCGGATCGCCGCCACGCGGGCGAGCTGCGGATCGACGGCAAGGCCGTCCGGATCGATCATCCCCGGCAGGCGGTGCGCGCCGGGCTGGTGCTCTGCCCCGAGGACCGGAAGACGGATGGCATCCTGCAGGGCCGGTCGGTCGAGGAGAACATCAACATCTCCTGCCGGCGTCACTTCTCGCCCTTCGGCGTGTTGAACATGAGCCGGGAGGCCGAGACGGCCAATGACTTCATCAAACGGCTCGGGGTGCGGACGCCCTCGCGCCTCCAGGACATCGTCAACCTGTCGGGCGGAAACCAGCAGAAGGTCATCCTGTCCCGCTGGCTGGCCGAGCGCGGCGTCAAGGTGCTCATCGTGGACGAGCCGACCCGTGGCATCGACGTCGGCGCCAAGAGCGAGATCTACGACGTGCTCTATGGACTGGCGGAGCAGGGCATCGCCCTCATCGTCATCTCGAGCGAGCTGCCCGAGGTGATGGGCATCAGCGACCGCGTCCTCGTGATGTGTGGCGGTCGCATCGCCGCGGAATTCCAAAGACCCGACTTCTCCGAGGAGAAGCTCCTCGCGGCGGCACTGCCCGACCGCTCAGTGGCTTGA
- a CDS encoding arabinose ABC transporter substrate-binding protein has translation MAGAMAVLVVSAAATAADVKIGFVVKQPEEPWFQDEWKFADIAAKEKGFTLVKIGAEDGEKALSAIDNLGAQGAKGVIICTPDVKLGPGLVARAKANQLKLMTVDDRLVNSKGQPLENVPHMGISATKIGETVGQAIVEQIKARGWNIKEVGAIRVSYDQLPTAKDRVEGAISVLKQNGFQAQNVFDAPQAKTDTEAALNAATVVLNKNPTIKKWVAFGLNDEAVLGAVRATEAAGLKAGDVVAVGIGGSDAAINEFKKPAPTGFYGSVIISPKRHGYETTLNMYNWVTTNKEPEKLILTSGKLATRDTYKDVRKELGLQ, from the coding sequence ATGGCTGGTGCCATGGCGGTGCTCGTGGTGTCTGCCGCGGCCACCGCCGCCGACGTCAAGATCGGCTTCGTGGTCAAGCAGCCCGAGGAGCCGTGGTTCCAGGACGAGTGGAAGTTCGCGGACATCGCGGCCAAGGAGAAGGGGTTCACCCTCGTCAAGATTGGCGCCGAGGACGGAGAGAAGGCGCTGTCCGCGATCGACAACCTGGGCGCCCAGGGTGCGAAGGGCGTCATCATCTGCACCCCCGACGTCAAGCTGGGGCCGGGGCTGGTCGCTCGCGCCAAGGCCAATCAGCTCAAGCTCATGACGGTCGATGACCGCCTGGTGAACAGCAAGGGTCAGCCGCTCGAGAACGTGCCGCATATGGGCATCTCGGCCACCAAGATTGGCGAGACCGTGGGTCAGGCCATCGTGGAGCAGATCAAGGCGCGTGGCTGGAACATCAAGGAGGTCGGTGCGATCCGCGTCTCCTACGACCAGCTGCCCACCGCGAAGGACCGTGTCGAGGGCGCCATCTCCGTCCTGAAGCAGAACGGCTTCCAGGCGCAGAACGTCTTCGACGCCCCGCAGGCCAAGACCGACACCGAGGCGGCGCTGAACGCCGCCACCGTCGTCCTCAACAAGAACCCCACCATCAAGAAGTGGGTGGCCTTCGGTCTCAACGACGAGGCCGTGCTCGGCGCCGTCCGCGCCACCGAGGCGGCCGGCCTCAAGGCCGGGGACGTGGTGGCCGTGGGCATCGGTGGCTCGGACGCGGCCATCAACGAGTTCAAGAAGCCCGCTCCGACCGGCTTCTACGGCAGCGTGATCATCTCGCCGAAGCGTCACGGCTACGAGACCACGCTCAACATGTACAACTGGGTGACCACCAACAAGGAGCCGGAGAAGCTCATCCTCACCTCCGGCAAGCTCGCCACCCGCGACACGTACAAGGACGTCCGCAAGGAGCTGGGCCTCCAGTAG
- a CDS encoding AAA family ATPase, whose amino-acid sequence MDDWRIELLGRARLSGGRNGPRPLERKTAALLAYLSLEGETARGKLAGLLWPESREATARNNLSQLLRRLRELLGEPGVEGRESVRLREGLRVDVRELVRGEPSWAASPGGELLAELSYDECDDLEDWLRATRPRVLLLQQKSLEARVLLEESEGRLPSALEVAQRMLLLEPTSEEAFRLLMRLHHQLGNRSAALQVWRQCEEVLERELGTRPSTATRQLANDIQKESAPPAIPSPARRALPLAVVHPPVLAGREPEWARMEEAWEARRPIFVVGPPGVGKSRLLVDFARSRGRWLMLTARPGDFDVPYATHVRGMREMLRRNPGLVLEDWVRRELSRALPELGDEALPLPPPPEEKARFFAAVLHLARLALRELDVLAFDDAQYMDSGSSELSLYLLAQLQDDMSAGRFPLIILSQRTDETLWSGERIRQVVDAGLAEWIQLEPLAPQAVHTLLRGMELPALERMSGDIARYTGGNPLFVVETARHLFESNALEGEFPSGLPPPGRARAIIQKRLARLSPEAFRLAQVLAVARVDVGLDQAAAVLRTPAERLVDAWRELEEAALVRGAWFSHDLVGEALLAELPSSVRELLSGRLTGRDVPVDPVT is encoded by the coding sequence TTGGACGATTGGCGCATCGAGCTTCTGGGCAGGGCACGGCTCAGCGGAGGACGCAACGGTCCACGACCGCTGGAGCGGAAGACAGCGGCATTGCTCGCCTATCTCTCCCTGGAGGGAGAGACGGCGCGAGGGAAGCTGGCGGGCCTGCTCTGGCCGGAGTCTCGCGAGGCCACCGCGCGTAACAATCTGTCACAGTTGCTGCGACGCCTGCGCGAGCTGCTCGGGGAGCCAGGAGTCGAGGGCCGCGAGAGCGTGCGGCTTCGCGAAGGGCTGAGGGTGGACGTGAGGGAGCTCGTCCGCGGCGAGCCCTCCTGGGCGGCCAGTCCGGGTGGCGAGCTGCTCGCGGAGCTGAGCTACGACGAGTGCGATGACCTGGAGGACTGGCTGCGCGCCACCCGCCCGCGCGTGCTGCTCCTGCAGCAGAAGTCCCTGGAGGCGCGGGTCCTGCTCGAGGAGAGCGAGGGGCGGCTGCCCTCGGCCCTGGAAGTGGCGCAGCGGATGCTCCTGCTGGAGCCCACCTCCGAGGAGGCGTTCCGGCTCCTCATGCGCCTGCATCACCAGCTCGGGAACCGGAGCGCCGCGCTCCAGGTCTGGCGCCAGTGCGAGGAGGTGTTGGAGCGAGAGCTGGGCACCCGGCCCTCGACCGCCACGCGCCAGCTGGCCAACGACATCCAGAAGGAGTCAGCCCCACCCGCCATTCCCTCTCCGGCCAGACGGGCCCTGCCCCTGGCCGTGGTGCACCCGCCCGTCCTGGCGGGCCGCGAGCCCGAGTGGGCGCGGATGGAGGAGGCCTGGGAGGCACGCCGGCCCATCTTCGTGGTGGGACCCCCGGGCGTGGGCAAGTCCCGGCTGCTCGTGGACTTCGCCCGCTCCCGGGGACGCTGGCTGATGCTGACGGCGCGCCCGGGGGACTTCGACGTGCCGTACGCCACGCACGTGCGCGGCATGCGCGAAATGTTGCGGCGCAACCCCGGGCTGGTCCTGGAGGACTGGGTCCGGCGCGAGCTGTCACGGGCGCTCCCGGAGCTGGGTGACGAGGCCCTGCCCCTGCCGCCTCCTCCAGAGGAAAAGGCCCGCTTCTTCGCCGCCGTCCTCCACCTGGCACGGCTGGCGCTGCGGGAGTTGGACGTCCTCGCCTTCGACGACGCCCAGTACATGGACAGCGGCAGCAGCGAGCTGAGCCTCTACCTGCTCGCGCAGCTCCAGGACGACATGTCCGCCGGGCGCTTTCCGCTGATCATCCTCAGCCAACGCACCGACGAGACCCTCTGGAGTGGAGAGCGGATACGGCAGGTGGTGGATGCCGGGCTCGCGGAGTGGATCCAGCTCGAGCCGCTCGCGCCCCAGGCGGTGCACACCCTGCTGCGAGGCATGGAGCTGCCCGCGCTGGAGCGCATGTCCGGCGACATCGCCCGCTACACCGGAGGCAACCCGCTGTTCGTCGTGGAGACGGCCCGGCACCTCTTCGAGTCCAATGCGCTCGAGGGTGAGTTCCCCTCGGGACTGCCCCCTCCGGGCCGGGCGAGGGCCATCATCCAGAAGCGGCTGGCCCGCTTGTCTCCGGAGGCGTTCCGGCTCGCGCAGGTGCTCGCGGTGGCCCGGGTGGACGTGGGCCTGGATCAGGCGGCGGCGGTGCTGCGGACTCCCGCCGAGCGGCTGGTGGATGCCTGGCGGGAGTTGGAGGAAGCCGCGCTCGTCCGAGGCGCGTGGTTCAGCCACGATCTCGTGGGCGAGGCCCTGCTCGCCGAGCTGCCCTCGTCCGTCCGGGAGCTGCTCTCCGGGAGGCTGACCGGGCGCGACGTCCCGGTCGACCCGGTCACGTAG
- the folD gene encoding bifunctional methylenetetrahydrofolate dehydrogenase/methenyltetrahydrofolate cyclohydrolase FolD, giving the protein MAQLIDGKAVAARVRAEVKAEVEQLKASRGLVPGLTVVRVGEDPASKIYVTGKKKAAEEVGFNSWEEHPDESITEDALLAIIDKLNKDPAVHGILVQLPLPKHIDSERIISAVRPEKDADGFHPMNAGKLSLGKPALRPCTPFGVMRLLQEVGCNPAGKRAVVVGRSNIVGKPMALMLLQADATVTVCHRKSDLKFEVGMADIVVAAVGVPELIKGEWIKPGAVVIDVGMNRMPDGKLKGDVEFEKAKERASFITPVPGGVGPMTIAMLMRNTLDAAKAT; this is encoded by the coding sequence ATGGCTCAGTTGATCGACGGAAAAGCGGTGGCGGCGCGGGTGCGGGCGGAGGTGAAGGCGGAAGTGGAGCAGCTCAAGGCCTCGCGAGGCTTGGTGCCGGGCTTGACGGTGGTCCGGGTGGGAGAGGATCCCGCCTCGAAGATCTACGTCACCGGCAAGAAGAAGGCCGCCGAGGAGGTGGGCTTCAACTCGTGGGAGGAGCACCCGGACGAGAGCATCACCGAGGACGCGCTGTTGGCGATCATCGACAAGCTCAACAAGGATCCGGCGGTGCACGGCATCCTGGTGCAGCTGCCGTTGCCGAAGCACATCGACTCGGAGCGGATCATCTCGGCGGTGAGGCCGGAGAAGGACGCGGACGGGTTCCACCCGATGAACGCGGGGAAGCTGTCGCTGGGCAAGCCGGCGCTCAGGCCGTGCACGCCGTTCGGGGTGATGCGGCTGCTGCAGGAGGTGGGGTGCAACCCCGCGGGCAAGCGGGCGGTGGTGGTGGGCCGCAGCAACATCGTGGGCAAGCCGATGGCGCTGATGCTCCTTCAGGCGGACGCCACCGTGACGGTGTGCCACCGCAAGAGCGACCTGAAGTTCGAGGTCGGGATGGCGGACATCGTGGTGGCGGCGGTGGGTGTGCCGGAGCTGATCAAGGGCGAGTGGATCAAGCCCGGCGCGGTGGTGATCGACGTCGGGATGAACCGGATGCCGGACGGCAAGCTCAAGGGCGACGTGGAGTTCGAGAAGGCCAAGGAGCGCGCGTCCTTCATCACCCCGGTGCCCGGAGGCGTGGGGCCGATGACGATCGCCATGCTGATGCGCAACACGCTGGACGCGGCCAAGGCTACGTGA
- a CDS encoding TerB family tellurite resistance protein — protein sequence MAPGKVLGAMLGLAIGMLIGGPLPIVLLVIAGIFLGHQVDELHLLPSETAGEGEPLSRSVLNTAAQDHFARHLCALFIEVARADGDVVRDEVRVVREYFADELKYGPEALGLVRRYLKEHLARPPSLEDSAAACREELPTAERLLLLDALYTLALVDGNLHRAEQDTLRRVSQGLGLSEEDFRSVTARHFGAGDVHYSRLGLSPDASDADIKRAYRQLAATHHPDRVAHLGPGAVQQASRRFQEIKEAYEELRRLRGL from the coding sequence GTGGCACCTGGAAAAGTTCTCGGAGCGATGCTCGGACTGGCCATCGGCATGTTGATCGGTGGACCCCTGCCCATCGTCCTGCTCGTCATCGCCGGAATCTTCCTCGGCCACCAGGTCGACGAGCTGCACCTGCTGCCCTCCGAGACCGCTGGCGAGGGCGAGCCCCTGTCCCGCTCCGTCCTCAACACCGCCGCGCAGGACCACTTCGCCCGCCACCTGTGTGCCCTCTTCATCGAGGTGGCCCGCGCCGACGGTGACGTCGTGCGCGACGAGGTGCGCGTGGTCCGCGAGTACTTCGCCGATGAGCTCAAGTACGGCCCCGAGGCCCTCGGCCTCGTCCGCCGCTACCTCAAGGAGCACCTCGCCCGCCCGCCTTCCCTGGAGGACTCCGCCGCCGCCTGCCGCGAGGAGCTGCCCACCGCCGAGCGCCTCCTGCTGCTCGATGCCCTCTACACCCTGGCGCTCGTCGACGGGAACCTCCACCGCGCCGAGCAGGACACCCTTCGCCGCGTCTCCCAGGGGCTCGGGCTCTCCGAGGAGGACTTCCGCTCCGTCACCGCGCGCCACTTCGGCGCCGGTGACGTCCACTACTCCCGGCTCGGCCTCTCCCCCGATGCCAGCGACGCGGACATCAAGCGCGCCTACCGCCAGCTCGCCGCCACCCACCACCCCGATCGCGTCGCCCACCTCGGCCCGGGGGCCGTCCAGCAGGCGTCGCGCCGCTTCCAGGAGATCAAGGAAGCCTACGAGGAGCTCCGCCGGCTGCGAGGGTTGTGA
- a CDS encoding aminotransferase class I/II-fold pyridoxal phosphate-dependent enzyme: protein MIRFQETPRPRQKLATRVLHSASGMDARTGASSIPLYQASTFHHASLENPPEYDYTRSGNPTRQALEDTIAELEGGVRGFAFSSGMAAISCAFMLLSKGDHVICSEDVYGGTYRLLTAILGRMGIETTFVDATDLDRLKAARQPNTRAVFLETPSNPTLKITDIAAVAEWARKHGLLTMLDNTFMTPCLQRPIELGIDIVVHSATKFLGGHSDVLAGLAVVANEKLGQELKYLQNALGGVLGVQDSWLLMRGMKTLLARMEFAERNARRLADWLTQQSSVARVYYPGLPEHPGRAIHERQSQGYGAIVSFDVGSGERARQVLDRVTVPLVAVSLGAVESILSYPALMSHAAMPREVRLQRGIGDGLLRYSVGLEAVEDLIADLEQALDAG from the coding sequence ATGATCCGATTCCAAGAGACGCCTCGTCCCCGCCAGAAGCTGGCCACCCGGGTGCTGCACTCCGCCTCGGGGATGGATGCGCGCACGGGCGCTTCCAGCATCCCGCTGTACCAGGCCTCCACCTTCCACCATGCCTCGCTCGAGAACCCCCCGGAGTACGACTACACCCGCTCCGGCAACCCGACCCGCCAGGCGCTCGAGGACACCATCGCCGAGCTCGAGGGTGGTGTCCGGGGCTTCGCCTTCTCCTCGGGGATGGCGGCGATCTCCTGCGCCTTCATGCTGCTCTCCAAGGGGGACCACGTCATCTGCTCCGAGGACGTGTACGGTGGGACGTACCGGCTGCTGACGGCCATCCTCGGCCGGATGGGCATCGAGACGACCTTCGTCGACGCGACCGACCTGGACAGGCTCAAGGCCGCGCGCCAGCCGAACACCCGGGCGGTGTTCCTGGAGACTCCGTCCAACCCGACCCTGAAGATCACCGACATCGCCGCGGTGGCGGAGTGGGCCCGGAAGCATGGCCTGCTGACGATGCTGGACAACACCTTCATGACGCCCTGTCTCCAGCGTCCCATCGAGCTGGGCATCGACATCGTGGTGCACAGCGCGACCAAGTTCCTCGGGGGGCACAGCGACGTGCTGGCCGGGCTGGCGGTGGTGGCCAACGAGAAGCTGGGCCAGGAGCTCAAGTACCTCCAGAACGCCCTGGGCGGCGTGCTGGGCGTCCAGGACTCCTGGCTGCTGATGCGCGGGATGAAGACGCTCCTGGCGCGGATGGAGTTCGCCGAGCGCAACGCGCGGAGGCTCGCGGATTGGCTGACCCAGCAGTCCTCGGTGGCGCGGGTCTACTACCCCGGGCTGCCCGAGCACCCCGGCCGCGCCATCCACGAGCGGCAGTCCCAGGGCTACGGGGCCATCGTGTCCTTCGACGTCGGCTCCGGGGAGCGCGCGAGACAGGTGCTCGATCGGGTCACCGTTCCCCTGGTGGCGGTCAGCCTGGGCGCGGTGGAGAGCATCCTGTCCTACCCGGCGCTCATGTCGCACGCGGCCATGCCGCGCGAGGTCCGGCTCCAGCGGGGGATCGGGGACGGGCTGCTGCGCTACTCGGTGGGCCTGGAGGCGGTCGAGGATCTCATCGCGGACCTCGAGCAGGCGCTCGATGCGGGATGA